A genome region from Neisseria meningitidis includes the following:
- the farA gene encoding fatty acid resistance MFS efflux transporter adaptor subunit FarA: MDTHTDETKLQNTQAKRKRRLTALTLLFALAAAAAGSAFFLWWQHEEETEDAYVAGRVVQVTPQKGGTVRKVLHDDTDAVKKGDVLAVLDDDNDVLAYERAKNELVQAVRQNRRQNAATSQAGAQVALRRADLARAQDDLRRRSALAESGAVSAEELAHARAAVSQAQAAVKAALAEESSARAALGGQVSLREQPAVQTAIGRLKDAWLNLQRTQIRAPADGQVAKRSVQVGQQVAAGAPLMAVVPLSDVWVDANFKETQLRHMKIGQPAELVSDLYGKQIVYRGRVAGFSAGTGSAFSLIPAQNATGNWIKVVQRVPVRIVLNREDVDRHPLRIGLSMTVKVDTSAAGAPVSKTPGAALPEMESTDWSEVDRTVDEILGQSAP; this comes from the coding sequence ATGGATACGCACACGGACGAAACAAAACTTCAAAACACGCAAGCCAAACGCAAACGCCGCCTGACGGCATTGACGCTGCTGTTCGCGCTTGCCGCCGCAGCCGCCGGGTCGGCGTTTTTTTTATGGTGGCAGCACGAAGAGGAAACGGAAGACGCTTATGTTGCCGGACGCGTGGTTCAGGTTACGCCGCAAAAGGGCGGTACGGTGCGGAAGGTTTTGCACGACGATACGGATGCCGTGAAAAAAGGCGACGTGCTGGCGGTATTGGACGACGATAATGATGTGCTGGCTTACGAGCGGGCAAAAAACGAGCTGGTTCAGGCGGTGCGGCAAAACCGCCGGCAAAATGCCGCCACTTCGCAGGCGGGGGCGCAGGTTGCCTTGCGCCGGGCGGATTTGGCACGCGCACAGGATGATTTGCGCCGCCGGTCTGCTTTGGCGGAATCGGGCGCGGTGTCCGCCGAAGAGCTGGCACACGCCCGTGCGGCAGTGTCTCAGGCGCAGGCGGCGGTCAAAGCGGCTTTGGCGGAAGAATCTTCGGCACGTGCGGCTTTGGGCGGTCAGGTTTCTTTGCGCGAACAGCCGGCGGTTCAGACGGCAATCGGCAGGTTGAAAGATGCGTGGTTGAACCTTCAGCGGACGCAAATCCGCGCGCCGGCGGACGGTCAGGTGGCGAAGCGTTCGGTGCAGGTCGGGCAGCAGGTGGCGGCAGGCGCGCCGCTGATGGCGGTGGTGCCGCTGTCGGATGTGTGGGTGGATGCTAATTTTAAAGAGACGCAGTTGCGGCATATGAAAATCGGACAGCCTGCCGAGCTGGTGTCCGATTTGTACGGCAAACAAATTGTTTATCGCGGCAGGGTGGCAGGTTTTTCGGCAGGTACGGGCAGCGCGTTTTCGCTGATTCCGGCGCAAAACGCAACGGGCAACTGGATTAAAGTGGTGCAGCGCGTCCCCGTCCGTATCGTGCTGAACCGCGAAGATGTGGACAGGCATCCGTTGCGTATCGGTTTGTCGATGACGGTTAAAGTGGATACTTCCGCCGCAGGCGCGCCTGTTTCAAAAACGCCGGGTGCGGCATTGCCGGAAATGGAAAGTACCGACTGGTCGGAAGTCGATCGGACGGTCGATGAAATCCTCGGGCAATCCGCGCCCTGA
- the farB gene encoding fatty acid resistance MFS efflux transporter permease subunit FarB — protein MDYPPLKGAALAWVTLSLGLAVFMEVLDTTIANVAVPVIAGNLGAATTQGTWVITSFAVANAVSVPLTGFLAKRIGEVKLFTAAAVGFVITSWLCGIAPNLQSLVVFRILQGFIAGPLIPLSQSLLMASYPPAKRTLALALWAMTVVVAPVLGPILGGWISGNWHWGWIFFINIPIGIISAWITWKHLKCRETETVKMPTDYVGLTLMVVGIGALQMMLDRGKELDWFASGEIITLGVVALVCLSYFIVWELGEKYPIVDLSLFKDRNFTVGIIATSLGFMVYMGTLTLLPLVLQTNLGYTSTWAGLAAAPVGILPVFLSPLIGRFGNKIDMRLLVTASFLTFAFTFYWRTDFYADMDIGNVIWPQFWQGVGVAMFFLPLTTITLSHMKGGQIAAAGSLSNFLRVLMGGVGVSVVSTLWERREALHHTRFAEHITPYSATLHETAAHLSQHGVSDIQTLGIINNTITQQGFIIGSNEIFMAGSLLFIIMIPVIWLAKPPFHNGGGGGH, from the coding sequence ATGGATTATCCACCGCTTAAGGGTGCGGCATTGGCGTGGGTTACGCTGTCTTTGGGGCTTGCCGTATTTATGGAAGTTTTAGATACGACTATCGCCAATGTCGCCGTTCCCGTCATCGCCGGCAACCTCGGTGCGGCAACCACGCAGGGGACGTGGGTCATTACTTCTTTTGCTGTGGCAAACGCCGTTTCCGTGCCGTTAACGGGCTTTTTGGCAAAACGTATCGGCGAGGTCAAATTGTTTACCGCCGCCGCTGTCGGTTTCGTCATCACATCGTGGCTGTGCGGTATTGCCCCCAACCTTCAGTCGCTGGTTGTTTTCCGCATCTTGCAGGGCTTTATCGCCGGGCCGCTGATTCCCTTGTCGCAAAGCCTGTTAATGGCATCCTATCCGCCCGCAAAACGGACGCTGGCACTGGCATTGTGGGCAATGACCGTCGTTGTCGCCCCTGTTCTCGGGCCGATACTCGGCGGCTGGATTTCCGGAAACTGGCATTGGGGTTGGATTTTCTTCATTAATATCCCTATCGGTATCATATCGGCATGGATTACATGGAAACATTTGAAATGTCGGGAAACGGAAACCGTTAAAATGCCGACCGACTATGTCGGGCTTACATTGATGGTAGTCGGTATCGGCGCGTTACAGATGATGTTGGACAGGGGTAAGGAACTCGACTGGTTCGCCTCTGGAGAAATCATTACCTTGGGCGTAGTCGCACTGGTGTGCTTGTCGTATTTTATTGTTTGGGAATTGGGAGAAAAATATCCGATTGTCGATTTATCGCTGTTTAAAGATCGGAATTTTACCGTCGGCATCATTGCCACATCATTGGGTTTTATGGTGTATATGGGGACGCTGACCCTGCTGCCGTTAGTGTTGCAGACCAACCTGGGCTATACCTCCACGTGGGCGGGGCTTGCCGCCGCGCCCGTCGGCATCCTGCCCGTCTTCCTGTCTCCGTTAATCGGCAGGTTCGGCAATAAAATCGATATGCGCCTGCTCGTAACCGCCAGCTTCCTGACCTTTGCCTTCACTTTCTATTGGCGCACCGATTTTTATGCCGACATGGATATCGGCAACGTCATCTGGCCGCAGTTTTGGCAGGGAGTAGGCGTTGCCATGTTCTTCCTGCCGCTGACTACCATCACACTGTCGCACATGAAGGGCGGGCAGATTGCCGCCGCCGGCAGCCTGTCGAATTTCCTGCGCGTGCTGATGGGCGGTGTCGGCGTATCCGTCGTCAGCACCCTGTGGGAACGGCGCGAAGCGTTGCACCACACGCGCTTTGCCGAACACATCACGCCCTATTCCGCAACATTGCACGAAACGGCCGCTCATTTGTCCCAGCACGGCGTTTCCGACATTCAAACCCTAGGCATCATCAACAATACCATTACCCAGCAGGGTTTTATTATCGGCTCGAACGAAATCTTTATGGCGGGCAGCTTGTTATTCATTATCATGATACCCGTCATATGGCTGGCAAAACCGCCGTTCCACAACGGCGGCGGCGGTGGACATTGA
- the rpmB gene encoding 50S ribosomal protein L28, translated as MARVCKVTGKRPMSGNNVSHANNKTKRRFLPNLQSRRFWVESENRWVRLRVSNAALRTIDKVGIDVVLADLRARGEA; from the coding sequence ATGGCACGAGTTTGCAAAGTGACCGGCAAACGCCCGATGTCCGGCAACAACGTATCGCACGCCAACAACAAAACCAAACGCCGTTTTTTGCCCAACTTGCAATCACGTCGTTTTTGGGTAGAAAGTGAAAACCGCTGGGTTCGCCTGCGCGTTTCCAACGCTGCACTGCGTACCATCGACAAAGTAGGCATTGATGTCGTATTGGCTGATTTGCGTGCTCGCGGCGAAGCTTAA
- the rpmG gene encoding 50S ribosomal protein L33, whose protein sequence is MRDKIKLESSAGTGHFYTTTKNKRTMPGKLEIKKFDPVARKHVVYKETKLK, encoded by the coding sequence ATGCGCGATAAAATCAAACTGGAATCCAGTGCAGGTACTGGTCACTTCTACACCACTACCAAAAACAAACGCACTATGCCCGGCAAATTGGAAATCAAAAAATTTGACCCAGTTGCCCGCAAACACGTAGTGTATAAAGAAACTAAACTGAAATAA